In Pajaroellobacter abortibovis, the following are encoded in one genomic region:
- a CDS encoding ArnT family glycosyltransferase, whose translation MFKQRLVDYLIATLMGSLYVGWLLATTDSLGFTRDEGIYFYTAAAYAQWFERLFHHTKEALTQAAIDPVWQINAEHPSLMKSLFSLSWLFFYKKWGWMVESTSFRFPGMCMAGLSLAITYLLGTQVYNRRAAVMAACFLACMPRIFFHAHLACFDIGVMMMWTLCIFLYGRFRENPTWIRGILFGVGYGLTLETKHNAWMLPAVFFVHALLIESLSIVWKASSPGRIAWRALAPFLFLCTLGPFVFVGLWPWLWHDPLHRFQEYVSFHWNHPYYNIEFLGRNYFGPPSPKSYVPVMVVATVPMVTLCFFLAGAAGLIKRDVLFVNALRKKGEILFQEQEEVSGLGGGYSTIQAELLLLLSIGAAVGPFFLKRTPIFGGTKHWFPAYPSLAVIAGSGFDRLLSALEERFSLSSCRRCLLQIGAALTALAAPFILTYHSHPFGLSFYAPFVGGVAGGADLGLNRQFWGFTTQSAARYLANHAPRGARVYFHDTIWMSWEQLLKENRIRSDLRGVGIPSEADFALVQHELHMAEVDYQIWVAFGTVSPASVVTYEGVPILSIYRPP comes from the coding sequence GTGTTTAAACAAAGACTGGTAGATTATCTAATAGCTACTTTGATGGGGAGTCTTTATGTGGGATGGCTCCTTGCGACGACTGATTCGCTCGGATTTACCAGGGATGAAGGGATCTATTTCTACACGGCAGCCGCCTACGCTCAGTGGTTTGAACGGCTTTTCCATCATACGAAAGAAGCGTTGACCCAAGCTGCTATCGATCCCGTCTGGCAGATTAATGCAGAGCATCCCTCCTTGATGAAAAGCCTCTTTTCACTCTCTTGGTTGTTTTTTTACAAGAAGTGGGGATGGATGGTGGAGAGCACCTCGTTCCGTTTTCCAGGCATGTGTATGGCAGGCTTAAGCCTTGCTATCACCTATCTTTTGGGGACCCAGGTTTATAACCGTCGGGCTGCTGTGATGGCGGCCTGTTTTCTCGCCTGCATGCCTCGCATCTTTTTTCACGCGCATCTCGCCTGTTTTGACATCGGTGTGATGATGATGTGGACCCTGTGTATCTTTCTGTATGGGAGATTTCGAGAAAATCCCACTTGGATCAGAGGGATCCTGTTCGGTGTTGGTTATGGGTTAACCCTTGAGACCAAACATAACGCATGGATGTTGCCTGCTGTTTTTTTCGTCCATGCCCTTCTTATCGAGAGTCTCTCGATTGTTTGGAAAGCCTCTTCGCCGGGCCGGATCGCATGGCGCGCCCTCGCCCCCTTTCTCTTTCTGTGCACCCTAGGGCCATTTGTATTCGTCGGGCTTTGGCCATGGCTGTGGCATGACCCCCTTCATCGCTTTCAAGAATATGTGAGTTTCCACTGGAATCACCCCTACTACAATATCGAATTCCTAGGCCGAAACTATTTTGGTCCCCCGTCTCCCAAGAGCTATGTGCCGGTGATGGTGGTAGCTACGGTTCCGATGGTGACCCTGTGTTTTTTTCTTGCCGGTGCAGCTGGTTTGATCAAACGGGACGTACTCTTCGTGAATGCTTTGAGAAAGAAGGGGGAGATTCTTTTCCAAGAACAGGAGGAGGTTTCTGGGCTTGGAGGTGGCTATTCAACCATCCAGGCGGAACTCCTTCTCCTCCTTTCCATAGGGGCTGCGGTAGGCCCTTTCTTCTTAAAGCGGACCCCCATTTTTGGTGGTACGAAACATTGGTTTCCAGCTTATCCTTCTCTTGCTGTAATAGCGGGTTCGGGGTTTGATCGGTTGTTGAGCGCATTGGAAGAGAGGTTCTCTCTTTCTTCATGCAGGCGTTGTTTGCTGCAAATCGGTGCAGCGTTGACTGCACTCGCTGCCCCTTTTATTCTTACCTATCATTCGCATCCTTTTGGCCTTTCTTTTTATGCTCCTTTTGTCGGAGGTGTCGCAGGGGGGGCTGATCTTGGACTCAATCGTCAATTCTGGGGTTTTACAACACAGAGTGCAGCTCGTTATCTGGCAAACCACGCTCCTCGAGGTGCTCGTGTTTATTTCCATGACACTATATGGATGAGTTGGGAGCAGCTCCTTAAAGAAAACCGAATACGCTCTGACCTGCGGGGTGTGGGTATCCCTTCTGAAGCGGATTTTGCACTGGTTCAGCATGAACTTCATATGGCGGAGGTAGATTATCAGATCTGGGTTGCGTTTGGGACTGTCTCCCCTGCATCGGTTGTAACTTACGAGGGGGTCCCGATTCTCAGCATTTATCGACCTCCTTGA
- a CDS encoding bactofilin family protein, with protein sequence MIIQTPPTTSSSHAEKAMISEGTRVRGRLLGHGTLVIEGQVEGDIDLKGHLHIGEKGVAAASIEAEEVTVEGQVEGDIVATEQVQLVGSARVQANIRSNRIALEQGVRFQGRIDCEFQLPPQFEKE encoded by the coding sequence ATGATAATCCAAACCCCTCCCACTACTTCCTCCAGTCACGCAGAAAAAGCAATGATCAGCGAAGGGACACGCGTACGTGGTCGGCTTTTGGGACACGGAACCTTAGTGATTGAAGGGCAAGTAGAAGGCGATATTGACCTCAAAGGGCACCTGCATATCGGCGAGAAAGGAGTTGCAGCTGCTTCCATCGAAGCGGAGGAAGTGACAGTTGAAGGGCAAGTAGAAGGCGATATCGTGGCTACGGAACAAGTGCAGTTGGTCGGTTCTGCGCGCGTACAAGCCAATATCCGAAGCAATCGCATCGCTTTAGAGCAAGGGGTCCGTTTTCAAGGAAGGATCGATTGTGAATTTCAATTACCTCCCCAATTTGAAAAAGAATAG
- a CDS encoding bactofilin family protein, with protein MAHTVIGAELTIEGEVSSEDAVVIRGMLRGKLTSKEAISVEQGGKVEADVEGASLTVCGVLTGNVKVEDRVDLKTGSKVVGNVKASRFTIADGAQFKGSVDMDVEG; from the coding sequence ATGGCACACACGGTTATCGGAGCAGAGCTCACAATCGAAGGCGAAGTTTCTTCGGAAGATGCAGTGGTGATACGGGGGATGCTGCGCGGCAAATTAACTTCGAAAGAGGCCATTTCGGTTGAACAAGGGGGGAAAGTAGAGGCAGACGTCGAAGGGGCTTCTCTCACAGTATGTGGCGTCCTCACAGGAAATGTGAAAGTGGAAGATCGCGTCGATCTGAAAACGGGTTCTAAGGTAGTTGGAAATGTGAAAGCCTCCCGTTTTACCATTGCAGATGGCGCTCAGTTCAAAGGGAGCGTGGATATGGACGTGGAAGGATAG
- a CDS encoding bactofilin family protein encodes MTAEGTVIDVGTHVRGKILGASNLAIAGALEGEVSIQGELKIEPSGIAAANLNADRIIVCGAVKGDLQANDAIILENGARIVGDLRAPSITITQGALVRGHLESSGVVSPFVQTKGKQAQIARPSEHNVPSLPASAFSSRASTKIQPKKQESIPSHSSSPAPLAAESISTPTPTSNPSHPSAQMNSTPTPTVPVIKKGGRGNIHRKAKA; translated from the coding sequence ATGACAGCAGAAGGTACAGTCATTGACGTAGGGACACACGTTCGAGGAAAAATCCTTGGAGCGTCCAATCTCGCCATTGCAGGGGCTCTCGAAGGGGAAGTCTCTATCCAAGGCGAGCTGAAGATTGAACCAAGCGGCATTGCAGCCGCTAATCTGAACGCGGATCGCATCATTGTATGCGGAGCTGTTAAAGGTGATCTCCAGGCAAATGACGCGATCATCCTCGAGAATGGAGCACGCATCGTAGGAGATTTGCGGGCCCCCTCTATCACCATCACACAGGGTGCGTTGGTTCGAGGACACCTAGAGTCGAGCGGGGTTGTATCCCCGTTCGTCCAAACCAAAGGGAAGCAAGCTCAAATTGCACGACCATCGGAACATAACGTTCCTTCCCTCCCTGCTTCTGCGTTTTCTTCAAGAGCATCAACCAAGATCCAACCTAAAAAGCAAGAATCGATCCCGTCGCATTCCTCATCTCCAGCACCCCTGGCTGCTGAATCAATATCCACACCCACACCGACATCGAATCCGAGCCATCCCTCAGCTCAAATGAATAGCACACCCACACCCACTGTCCCTGTTATCAAAAAAGGGGGGAGAGGCAATATACACCGAAAAGCTAAAGCTTAA
- the pyrE gene encoding orotate phosphoribosyltransferase: MSPFDRDRNRLFHLLWTYSWEERPVLLASGRPSHFFIDCKRTVLRAEGHALVGSCFWEMLQTLPKPCSAIAGVELGGCPLVSAVACLSFQKGHPLDGLYVRKSAKDHGSMQLIEGGGHLPPGTAVVFLEDVITTGSSALKAARHLQEGGYQISGIVALVDREEGGREAIEQANIPCLALFTQSDFRKMPPYLF, translated from the coding sequence ATGAGCCCATTCGATCGAGATCGCAATCGCCTTTTCCACTTGCTTTGGACCTATTCATGGGAAGAGAGACCAGTCCTTTTAGCCTCTGGTCGTCCTAGCCATTTTTTCATCGATTGTAAGCGAACTGTCCTGAGAGCAGAAGGGCATGCACTGGTCGGTTCATGTTTTTGGGAGATGCTTCAAACGCTGCCAAAGCCTTGTTCAGCAATTGCGGGAGTTGAACTGGGAGGTTGCCCTCTTGTAAGTGCCGTCGCTTGCTTGAGTTTTCAGAAAGGACATCCGCTCGATGGCCTCTATGTGCGCAAGTCTGCTAAAGATCATGGTTCTATGCAGCTCATTGAAGGAGGAGGACACCTCCCCCCCGGAACTGCTGTTGTGTTCCTCGAAGATGTGATCACAACAGGCAGCTCTGCCCTTAAGGCAGCTCGTCATTTACAGGAAGGGGGGTATCAAATAAGCGGGATCGTAGCGCTTGTCGATCGAGAAGAGGGTGGACGAGAAGCAATCGAACAAGCAAACATCCCCTGCCTCGCTCTCTTCACTCAAAGCGACTTCCGTAAGATGCCCCCATACCTTTTCTAA